The following are encoded together in the Lactuca sativa cultivar Salinas chromosome 1, Lsat_Salinas_v11, whole genome shotgun sequence genome:
- the LOC111915760 gene encoding mitogen-activated protein kinase homolog NTF3 isoform X1 — protein MTSPIRKMATPVEPPNGIKSEGKHYFSICQALFELDTKYVPIKPIGRGAYGIVCSSFNKETNEKVAIKKIHNTFDNHTDALRTLRELKLLRHLRHENVIALKDVMVPMHKTSFKDVYLVYELMDTDLHQIIKSSQSLSNDHCQYFLFQLLRGLKYLHSANILHRDLKPGNLLINANCDLKICDFGLARTNNNKDRFMTEYVVTRWYRAPELLLCCENYGTSIDIWSVGCIFAELLGRNPLFPGSECLNQLKLIINILGSQTEEEIAFIDNQKARKFIQTLPFSPRVSFSQLYPEAEPMAIDLLEKMLVFDPLKRISVDEALNHPYMSSLCSPGMDPPVEGAVDVNIDEELGDEVIREMIWKEMLHYHPEVVSVSIGNP, from the exons ATGACATCACCTATCAG AAAAATGGCAACTCCAGTTGAACCACCAAATGGGATTAAATCAGAAGGGAAGCATTACTTTTCCATATGCCAAGCATTATTTGAATTGGATACAAAGTATGTTCCCATAAAGCCTATTGGTCGAGGTGCATATGGTATTGTTTGTTCTTCTTTTAACAAGGAAACAAATGAAAAAGTTGCAATAAAaaagatccacaacacctttgaCAACCATACAGATGCTTTGAGAACTTTACGTGAACTCAAACTTCTTCGACATCTTAGACATGAAAATGTTATTGCTTTAAAAGATGTAATGGTGCCCATGCACAAGACAAGTTTCAAAGATGTTTATCTTGTTTATGAGCTTATGGATACTGATTTGCATCAGATTATTAAGTCATCTCAGTCACTTTCAAACGATCACTGCCAGTATTTCCTCTTTCAG TTACTACGAGGCTTAAAGTATCTCCACTCCGCCAACATCCTCCACCGCGACCTAAAACCCGGAAACCTTTTAATCAACGCGAATTGCGATCTAAAAATATGCGATTTTGGGCTGGCCCGCACAAACAACAATAAAGACCGATTCATGACGGAATACGTAGTGACGCGGTGGTACCGGGCCCCAGAGCTTCTCCTCTGTTGCGAAAACTACGGAACCTCAATCGATATCTGGTCGGTCGGGTGTATTTTTGCTGAACTTTTGGGAAGAAACCCGTTGTTTCCAGGATCCGAATGTTTAAACCAATTGAAATTGATTATTAACATTCTTGGAAGCCAAACGGAAGAAGAAATCGCATTCATTGATAATCAAAAAGCAAGAAAGTTTATACAGACGCTTCCGTTTTCACCTAGGGTGTCGTTTTCTCAGCTTTACCCTGAGGCTGAACCAATGGCGATTGATTTGTTGGAAAAGATGTTGGTGTTTGATCCGTTGAAGAGGATTAGTGTTGATGAAGCGCTTAATCATCCTTATATGTCGTCGCTTTGTAGTCCGGGTATGGATCCTCCGGTTGAAGGTGCGGTGGATGTGAATATTGATGAGGAGTTGGGGGATGAGGTGATTAGGGAGATGATTTGGAAGGAGATGCTTCATTATCATCCTGAAGTTGTTTCTGTTTCCATTGGTAATCCGTAG
- the LOC111915760 gene encoding mitogen-activated protein kinase homolog NTF3 isoform X2, which produces MATPVEPPNGIKSEGKHYFSICQALFELDTKYVPIKPIGRGAYGIVCSSFNKETNEKVAIKKIHNTFDNHTDALRTLRELKLLRHLRHENVIALKDVMVPMHKTSFKDVYLVYELMDTDLHQIIKSSQSLSNDHCQYFLFQLLRGLKYLHSANILHRDLKPGNLLINANCDLKICDFGLARTNNNKDRFMTEYVVTRWYRAPELLLCCENYGTSIDIWSVGCIFAELLGRNPLFPGSECLNQLKLIINILGSQTEEEIAFIDNQKARKFIQTLPFSPRVSFSQLYPEAEPMAIDLLEKMLVFDPLKRISVDEALNHPYMSSLCSPGMDPPVEGAVDVNIDEELGDEVIREMIWKEMLHYHPEVVSVSIGNP; this is translated from the exons ATGGCAACTCCAGTTGAACCACCAAATGGGATTAAATCAGAAGGGAAGCATTACTTTTCCATATGCCAAGCATTATTTGAATTGGATACAAAGTATGTTCCCATAAAGCCTATTGGTCGAGGTGCATATGGTATTGTTTGTTCTTCTTTTAACAAGGAAACAAATGAAAAAGTTGCAATAAAaaagatccacaacacctttgaCAACCATACAGATGCTTTGAGAACTTTACGTGAACTCAAACTTCTTCGACATCTTAGACATGAAAATGTTATTGCTTTAAAAGATGTAATGGTGCCCATGCACAAGACAAGTTTCAAAGATGTTTATCTTGTTTATGAGCTTATGGATACTGATTTGCATCAGATTATTAAGTCATCTCAGTCACTTTCAAACGATCACTGCCAGTATTTCCTCTTTCAG TTACTACGAGGCTTAAAGTATCTCCACTCCGCCAACATCCTCCACCGCGACCTAAAACCCGGAAACCTTTTAATCAACGCGAATTGCGATCTAAAAATATGCGATTTTGGGCTGGCCCGCACAAACAACAATAAAGACCGATTCATGACGGAATACGTAGTGACGCGGTGGTACCGGGCCCCAGAGCTTCTCCTCTGTTGCGAAAACTACGGAACCTCAATCGATATCTGGTCGGTCGGGTGTATTTTTGCTGAACTTTTGGGAAGAAACCCGTTGTTTCCAGGATCCGAATGTTTAAACCAATTGAAATTGATTATTAACATTCTTGGAAGCCAAACGGAAGAAGAAATCGCATTCATTGATAATCAAAAAGCAAGAAAGTTTATACAGACGCTTCCGTTTTCACCTAGGGTGTCGTTTTCTCAGCTTTACCCTGAGGCTGAACCAATGGCGATTGATTTGTTGGAAAAGATGTTGGTGTTTGATCCGTTGAAGAGGATTAGTGTTGATGAAGCGCTTAATCATCCTTATATGTCGTCGCTTTGTAGTCCGGGTATGGATCCTCCGGTTGAAGGTGCGGTGGATGTGAATATTGATGAGGAGTTGGGGGATGAGGTGATTAGGGAGATGATTTGGAAGGAGATGCTTCATTATCATCCTGAAGTTGTTTCTGTTTCCATTGGTAATCCGTAG